One part of the Glycine soja cultivar W05 chromosome 11, ASM419377v2, whole genome shotgun sequence genome encodes these proteins:
- the LOC114373192 gene encoding uncharacterized protein LOC114373192, with protein MEVRHDSNDFNKDEESPIKKEHKSKELDQLISLIKELGKHDKNASASRTNDSSQNCMPLKSILENIIDFLQRKDTSGLFAAPTNLDVVENYHKIVKQPMDFGTMRAKLHEDMYTNFNQFKRDIFLICSNAMHASPKTSKYHEVAKHINRYAKGIFEALNADLGLFHSELSLNKRGPSTKQQKEKLIRTPRRVATKCAGRNNATHSTVPETEKRDKYWPPSKPLVAEVLNAKKPIIQLNENVSKYKESLLRFVKDLGPTAQKVAAKRLEVVSLSPVENVSSFHGPIQEPTNQLHLGSSRTSNTRLWNTSAGIQNMLAAGISSNAFACVRPTSMISGPPQPRLSGNRNNLPGSSRNPNPCLLSQSMADYSVSCMPSNNLTELLPLMHQPRPRESMYAMPSNNLTGLSPFPHRANSASRLNPLRLSPHGPVSQQEQNSSFLQMLLGGETNNYGGGGAQIGQPEEAPPQLPLDNDNDHDEVPDLELHL; from the exons ATGGAGGTACGACATGACTCAAATGATTTTAACAAGGATGAAGAGAGTCCAATCAAGAAGGAGCACAAGAGCAAAGAACTAGATCAATTGATCTCTTTAATCAAG GAATTAGGAAAACACGATAAAAATGCAAGTGCCTCTAGAACAAACG ACTCATCTCAGAATTGTATGCCCCTAAAGAGCATCcttgaaaatataattgatttcCTACAAAG GAAAGACACGAGTGGGCTGTTTGCTGCACCAACTAATCTTGATGTG GTGGAAAATTACCATAAAATTGTCAAGCAACCAATGGATTTTGGTACCATGAGAGCCAAACTTCACGAGGACATGTATACAAACTTCAATCAATTCAAG CGTGATATCTTTCTGATATGCAGCAATGCAATGCATGCTAGTCCTAAGACATCAAAATATCATGAAGTG GCTAAACATATTAATAGGTATGCAAAGGGGATATTTGAGGCTCTGAATGCGGACCTTGGACTTTTTCATTCAGAACTTTCCCTCAACAAGAGAGGTCCAAGTACAAAGCAACAAAAGGAGAAATTGATCAGAACCCCACGAAGGGTTGCTACTAAATGTGCTG GGAGAAACAATGCTACTCACTCTACGGTACCTGAAACAGAAAAGAGGGATAAGTATTGGCCTCCAAGTAAGCCACTGGTTGCAGAAGTCCTAAATGCTAAGAAGCCCATCATTCAA TTGAACGAAAATGTAAGTAAGTACAAAGAGAGCCTCCTACGGTTTGTGAAGGATTTAGGACCAACAGCTCAAAAAGTAGCAGCAAAAAGACTAGAAGTTGTTTCCCTTTCCCCAGTTGAGAATGTGTCTTCCTTTCATGGACCTATTCAAGAGCCTACCAATCAACTGCACTTAGGAAGTAGCAGAACAAGCAACACAAGACTGTGGAACACCTCTGCTGGTATACAAAACATGTTAGCCGCCGGAATCTCCAGCAATGCGTTTGCCTGCGTCCGTCCGACAAGCATGATCTCAGGGCCGCCTCAACCAAGGTTATCAGGCAACAGAAATAACCTTCCAGGGTCATCACGCAATCCAAATCCATGTCTTTTGTCTCAGTCAATGGCAGATTATTCAGTTTCTTGCATGCCAAGCAACAACCTCACTGAGCTACTACCTCTTATGCATCAGCCAAGGCCAAGAGAATCAATGTATGCCATGCCTAGCAATAACCTTACAGGGCTATCTCCTTTTCCACACCGAGCAAATTCCGCGTCCAGGCTGAACCCCTTGAGGCTCTCTCCTCATGGACCAGTTTCTCAACAGGAACAAAATTCATCATTTCTACAAATGCTCTTAGGAGGTGAAACCAATAATTATGGAGGAGGAGGTGCTCAAATAGGCCAGCCAGAAGAGGCTCCTCCACAGCTTCCTTTGGACAAtgataatgatcatgatgaggTGCCTGACTTAGAACTTCACCTCTGA